From the Gallaecimonas kandeliae genome, one window contains:
- the mutH gene encoding DNA mismatch repair endonuclease MutH, with product MTRPQAHSAPPDSLDELMARAGSLAGYNLGQLGELAGLPAPQDLKREKGWMGMLLETLLGAKAGSKPEPDFPHLGVELKTLPVDRHGKPLESTFVSVAPLEGWQGVSWERSHVRQKLACVLWIPILAERLLPPAERIIAAPFLWQPDASQQAVLRSDWEELVELLALGRFSEINAYRGQYLQLRPKAAHGGVKVSAMDENGQQVAVQPKGFYLRSSFTRQLLQRAFDLA from the coding sequence ATGACCAGACCCCAGGCGCACAGCGCCCCTCCCGACAGCCTAGACGAGCTGATGGCCAGAGCCGGCAGCCTGGCCGGTTACAACCTGGGCCAGCTGGGCGAATTGGCCGGCCTGCCTGCCCCCCAGGACCTCAAACGTGAAAAGGGCTGGATGGGGATGCTGCTGGAGACCCTGCTTGGTGCCAAGGCCGGTTCCAAACCCGAGCCCGACTTCCCCCACCTGGGGGTGGAGCTCAAGACACTGCCGGTAGACAGGCACGGCAAGCCCCTGGAAAGTACCTTCGTGTCGGTGGCGCCCCTGGAAGGCTGGCAGGGCGTCAGCTGGGAGCGCAGCCATGTGCGTCAGAAGCTGGCCTGCGTGTTGTGGATACCGATACTGGCGGAGCGCCTGCTACCGCCTGCGGAGCGGATCATCGCAGCGCCCTTCCTCTGGCAGCCCGACGCTTCACAACAAGCGGTGCTGCGCAGCGACTGGGAAGAGCTGGTGGAACTGCTGGCCCTGGGTCGCTTCAGCGAGATCAACGCCTACCGCGGCCAGTACCTGCAGCTACGCCCCAAAGCTGCCCATGGCGGCGTCAAGGTCAGCGCCATGGATGAAAATGGCCAGCAAGTGGCCGTCCAACCCAAGGGCTTTTACCTGCGCAGCAGTTTTACCCGCCAGCTTCTTCAGAGGGCTTTTGACTTGGCCTAA